The following proteins are encoded in a genomic region of Brachypodium distachyon strain Bd21 chromosome 1, Brachypodium_distachyon_v3.0, whole genome shotgun sequence:
- the LOC100841107 gene encoding serine/threonine-protein kinase HT1, translated as MLSCFRLARPAGDASQQGGASASSPRLPFAASLFAPSPSTSGIKNPWPSSDAATDDMEKKRWDSMESWSMLLDTAMGPSSSGPGESSSSSRHSGRREEWMADLSHLFIGNKFAAGANSRIYRGIYKQRAVAVKMVRIPERDEARRALLEDQFNSEVAFLSRLYHPNIVQFIAACKKPPVYCIITEYMSQGTLRMYLNKKDPYSLSPETILKLALDISRGMEYLHAQGVIHRDLKSQNLLLNDEMRVKVADFGTSCLETRCQATKGNKGTYRWMAPEMIKEKPYTRKVDVYSFGIVLWELTTCLLPFQGMTPVQAAYAASEKNLRPPLSSSCPPVLNNLIKRCWSANPARRPEFSYIVSVLDKYDHCVKDGTPIMVSQELRLWSNFARIFRIGCIANNLSIPVHA; from the exons ATGCTTTCTTGCTTCCGGCTGgcacggccggccggggacGCGAGCCAGCAAGGGGGCGCGTCGGCATCGTCGCCCCGGCTGCCGTTCGCGGCGAGCCTGTTCGCGCCGTCCCCGTCCACGTCGGGCATCAAGAACCCCTGGCCGTCATCGGACGCGGCCACGGACGACATGGAGAAGAAGCGCTGGGACAGCATGGAATCCTGGTCGATGCTGCTGGACACGGCCATGgggccttcctcctccggtcCCGGCgagtcctcgtcctcgtcccgCCACAGCGGCCGGCGCGAGGAATGGATGGCGGACCTGTCGCACCTCTTCATCGGCAACAAGTTCGCGGCGGGCGCCAACAGCCGCATCTACCGGGGCATCTACAAGCAGCGCGCCGTGGCCGTCAAGATGGTGCGCATCCCGGAGCGCGACGAGGCCCGGCGCGCGTTGCTCGAGGACCAGTTCAACTCCGAGGTGGCCTTCCTGTCCAGGCTCTACCACCCAAACATCGTGCAGTTCATCGCGGCGTGCAAGAAACCCCCCGTGTACTGCATCATCACGGAGTACATGTCGCAGGGCACGCTCCGGATGTACCTCAACAAGAAGGACCCTTACTCGCTGTCGCCCGAGACCATCCTGAAGCTGGCGCTGGACATCTCCCGTGGCATGGAGTACCTGCACGCGCAGGGGGTGATCCACCGGGACCTCAAGAGCCAGAACCTGCTGCTCAACGACGAGATGAGGGTCAAGGTTGCCGACTTCGGCACGTCCTGCCTGGAGACCAGGTGCCAGGCCACCAAGGGGAACAAGGGCACCTACCGTTGGATGGCACCGGAGATGATCAAGGAGAAGCCTTACACCCGCAAGGTTGATGTCTACAGCTTCGGCATCGTCCTCTGGGAGCTCACCACCTGCCTTCTCCCTTTCCAGGGCATGACCCCCGTCCAGGCCGCCTACGCCGCCTCAGAGAAG AATCTGAGGCCGCCGCTGTCGAGCTCGTGCCCGCCGGTGCTGAACAACCTGATCAAGAGGTGCTGGTCGGCGAACCCGGCGAGGCGGCCCGAGTTCAGCTACATCGTGTCGGTGCTGGACAAGTACGACCACTGCGTCAAGGACGGGACGCCCATAATGGTGAGTCAGGAGCTGAGGCTATGGAGCAACTTCGCCAGGATCTTCAGGATTGGATGCATCGCCAACAACTTGTCCATACCCGTGCATGCTTGA
- the LOC100840801 gene encoding GDSL esterase/lipase At4g26790 encodes MARPTPALLLLLLAVTAAAAASYSTTAPAPAPRKKPAVPAVIVFGDSTVDTGNNNALGTVLKSNFPPYGRDLRGGATGRFCNGRLPPDFVSEALGLPPLVPAYLDPAYGIKDFATGVCFASAGTGLDNATASVLAVIPLWKEVEYFKEYQSRLAKHAGRGRARRIVANAVYIVSIGTNDFLENYYLLVTGRFAEFSVDAYQDFLVARAEEFLTAIYRLGARRVTFAGLSAIGCVPLERTLNLLRGGGCIEEYNQVARDYNVKVKAMIARLRAELPGFKLAYINVYDNMINLINNPSKLGLENVSEGCCATGKIEMGYMCNDKSPMTCEDADKYFFWDSFHPTEKVNRFFARSTTELFLKELL; translated from the exons ATGGCAAGGCCGACGCcagcgctgctgctgctgctgctggcggtcacggcggcagcagcagcatcgtactcgacgacggcgccggcgccggcgccgaggaagaagccggcggtgccggcggTGATCGTGTTCGGGGACTCGACGGTGGACACGGGCAACAACAACGCCCTCGGCACGGTGCTGAAGAGCAACTTCCCGCCGTACGGGCGCGACCTGCGGGGCGGCGCCACGGGGCGGTTCTGCAACGGACGGCTGCCCCCCGACTTCGTCTCCGAGGCGCTCGGCCTGCCGCCACTCGTGCCGGCGTACCTCGACCCGGCATACGGCATCAAGGACTTCGCCACCGGCGTCTGCTTCGCCTCCGCCGGCACCGGCCTCGACAACGCTACCGCCAGCGTCCTG GCGGTGATCCCTCTGTGGAAGGAGGTGGAGTACTTCAAGGAGTACCAGAGCCGGCTGGCGAAGCACGCCGGGCGCGGCCGCGCCCGGCGGATCGTGGCCAACGCGGTGTACATCGTGAGCATCGGCACCAACGACTTCCTGGAGAACTACTACCTGCTGGTGACGGGCCGGTTCGCGGAGTTCTCCGTGGACGCGTACCAGGACTTCCTGGTGGCCCGCGCCGAGGAGTTCCTGACGGCGATCTACCGCCTGGGCGCGCGCCGGGTCACCTTCGCGGGGCTCTCCGCCATCGGCTGCGTGCCCCTGGAGCGCACGCTCAACctgctccgcggcggcggctgcatcgAGGAGTACAACCAGGTGGCCAGGGATTATAATGTTAAAGTGAAAGCCATGATCGCCAGGCTCCGGGCCGAGCTCCCGGGGTTCAAGCTCGCCTACATTAACGTCTACGACAACATGATCAACCTCATCAACAATCCTTCCAAGCTTG GGCTTGAGAACGTATCGGAGGGGTGCTGCGCGACGGGGAAGATCGAGATGGGGTACATGTGCAACGACAAGTCCCCGATGACGTGCGAAGACGCCGACAAGTACTTCTTCTGGGACTCGTTCCATCCCACGGAAAAGGTGAACCGGTTTTTCGCCAGGTCGACCACGGAGCTATTCTTGAAGGAGCTCCTGTGA